The Cumulibacter manganitolerans genome contains the following window.
CGGTTCGCCGAAGTGCTGGCGCGCAAGGAGTTCGCGGCAGATGACGTGGACGCCGGCCGGGCCTACCTCGAGGCGTACATCGGGTTCTTCAAGCTGGCGGAGGGCCACGACCACGGTCATGGGGACGCCGACCATGACCACGGTCATGGGCACGCCGAGCCGGACCACCACCCGGTTGGTCAGCACGCCTGAGCCGCCGCAGTGCGACTGCCGCAGCACCGGACCGGAGGAGCCATGACCACGATCATGCTCATCGCCACCGCGATGATGATCGGCCTCGGCGCCGGCCTGGTGCTCCGGCGTTGGGTGGCCGCGCCCGCCCGGATCGAGTCGGTCTCCATGGAGCCCGCCCTTCAGCCCGGGCAACGTGTCCTTGTCCGCCCGCTGCGTTCGGTCGAGGGCGTGGCCCGAGGCGACGTGGTGCTGGTGCGCTCGGAGGAGCTCGGGCGGGTGGTGGTCAAGCGGGCCGTCGGTCTCCCGGGCGAGCACATCGTGCTAGACGCCGGAGGCCATGTGTGGGTCGACGGACGTCGGCTCGCCGAGCCGTATGCCCGCCACAGCCCACAGGCGGTCCGACCGGCGACGTACGCCGTCCCCGCGCGGAGCCTGTTCCTGCTCGGTGACAACAGGCCGATCTCCGATGACAGCCGAAGCTGGCGACAGCCTTATCTGCGGGAGGATGCTCTGGTGGGCCGGGTCATCCGGCTCTGAGAGGACCGCCATGAGCAAGCAGCCAAGTGCACCCTCGGGTGCCGCCGCGGCGCACGACCATCGGTTCCACTGCGTCAGCCTGGTGCCGATCTTCGCCACCCTCTCGGAGGACGACCGGCACCGGGTCGCAGCCGTGGCTCGGACGCGCTACTACGACCGGCAGCAGAGGATCTTCGCCCCCGGCGACCACCCCGGGCTGCACATCGTCCACCGCGGGCAGGTGAAGCTCTATCGGCTGACCGACAGCGGAGCCGAGCAGCTCGTTCGCATCGTCGGCCCTGGAGACTTTCTCGGCGAGACCGCCCTTCTGACGACCGTCGAAGCCGACGACTTCGCGGAGGCGGTCCAGCCGAGCGAGGTGTGCTCGATCAGCCGCGACGACATCACGGCCCTGCTCGAGCGCAGTCCAGACGTTGCGCTCGACCTGCTCAAGGCGGTGGCCGGCCGGCTCCACGTCGCGGAGAGCCAGCTCTCCGCGCTGTCCGGACTCTCCGTGGGCGAACGCCTGGCCAGGCACCTGCTCGAGCAGTCCGTCGCCGCGGGCGGCGGTCGGTTCCGGCTCGCCACCACCAAGAAGGACCTCGCGTCGTACCTCGGGACGACGCCGGAGACCATCAGCCGGCGCCTGGCAGCGATGCGCGAACGCGGCCTGATCCGGCTCGGCCCGGGACGCCTGGTGGAGATCCTCGACGCAGAGGGCCTCCGTGGCTTCCAGCCTTGATCCGCTGAGGTCACCAGGCTGGACGGCGATGCGGTGTGCGCTCGGCGTTCAGCGTCGCGCCAGGGCGAGCGCGTAGTCGCCGGCGTCGTCGCTCCACCAGCCCTCGAGGCGCAGCCCGACTGCCTCGAGCTCTCGAGCGATCCGTTCCCGTCGGAACTTGGCCGAGATCTCGGTACGGATCTCCTCACCCGCCGCAAGTTCGATCGTGAGGGACAAGGCGGGAATGGTCACCGTCATCGGTGCCTGAGCCCGCAGGCGCATCTCGATCCACTCGTTCTCGGAATCCCAGAGTGCTACGTGGTCGAAAGCCATCGGGTCGAAGTCGGCGCCGAGCTCGCCGTTGAGCACGTGCAGCACGTTGCGATTGAACGCCGCGGTCACGGCGGCGGCATCGTCGTACGCGGCGACCAGTCGACCGGCGTCCTTCACGAGGTCCAGGCCGAGCAGTAGCGTGTCGCCGTCGTTCAAGGTTGCCGCCAGTCCGCCCAGGAACTCGCCGCGGGGAAGCGGGGGATAGTTGCCCAGGGTGCTGCCCAGAAGTGCCACCAGGCGGCGGCCCTCGCCGGGCAGGTGGGCCAGGTGACGGTCGAAGTCCGCCACGACGCCACGGATGGCCAGCTCGGGATAGAACTGCCGCAACTGAGGGACGGCCGCCCGCAGAGCTCCGAGGCTGACGTCCACAGGGACGTACTGGGTGAGTGCCCCGGCATCCGTCATCGCATCCAGCAGCAGCCGAGTCTTCTCGCTGGAGCCGGAGCCGAGCTCGACGAGCACCTCGGCATCGGCAGCGGCAGCGATGTCGGCGGCCACGCCGTTCAGCAGCGCGTGCTCGGCCCGCGTCGGGTAGTACTCAGGAAGCCGGGTGATCTCCTCGAAGAGCACGCTGCCCGCGTCGTCGTAGAAGTACTTCGGTGGCAGCCACTTGGGAGAGGCGGTCAACCCGCTGCGCGCGTCGTGCTCGAGAATCTGGCGCTGCTCCTCGGACTCGAGCAGGACGTCGACGTCAGTAGCCGGCGGGGCAGCGGTGGGCCTCATACGTAGTCTCCTTTGATGGGTGGGAATCCAGCCTGGCTGACGACGAGATCGCGGGAGCGGTGCCTTGGCAGGCAGCGCCCTCTGACGTCTGGCCGGTCACCTGGGCAACCGGCCGCCGTCGTCGGCGAGCCGCACACCGGTGACCGGCCACCGCGCGTGGGGAGGGAAGAAGTTCCGGTACGACGTCCGCGCGTGGCCCGGTGGCGTCAGCACGCATCCGCCGCGAAGAACCATCTGGTTGGACATGAACTTCCCGTTGTATTCCCCGATCGCGCCGCTCGGCGGGTGGAACCCGGGGTAAGGCAGGTAGGCCGAGGAGGTCCACTGCCAGCAGTCCCCGGCCAGCTGTCGCAGGTCGCCGGTGGACGCGCCGGCCGGTCTCGGATGCCACGACGGGGTCGACATCTGCACGGCAGCCGGCTGCTCGCGTGGGGGCGAGGTCTGCCCAGCGGCGTGCTCCCACTCGGCCTCGGTCGGCAGCCGCTTGCCGGCCCAAGTCGCGTAGGCGTCCGCCTCGTAATGGCTGACATGGCAGACCGGCAAGCCGGGATCCGCCGGGAAGGTGCCGTGCAACGTGTGCTCGAGCCAGACTCCGTCAACCTCGGACCAGTAGAGGGGCGCTGACCAGCCTTCGCCCTGCACGCGGCCCCATCCGTCCGAGAGCCAGAGCTCGGGACGCCGGTAGCCTCCGTCGGCCATGAACTCGAGCCACTCACCATTGGTCACCAGTCGATCGGCAAGCCGGTACGGAAGAAGGTATTGCTGGTGCCGGGGCAGCTCGTTGTCGAAGCAGAAGCCGTCGCCCTCGCGCCCGATCTCCACCAGTCCGCCTTCGTACTCGCGCCAGCCGAGCGGGCCGGCCTCGCCGCGGATCGCGGTGGTATCGACATAGGCAGGCTGCAACGGATTGAGCGAAAGCACGTGCTTGATATCCATCAGCAGCAGCTCCTGGTGCTGCTGCTCGTGGTGGAAGCCCAGCTCGATGGTGTC
Protein-coding sequences here:
- the lepB gene encoding signal peptidase I; protein product: MTTIMLIATAMMIGLGAGLVLRRWVAAPARIESVSMEPALQPGQRVLVRPLRSVEGVARGDVVLVRSEELGRVVVKRAVGLPGEHIVLDAGGHVWVDGRRLAEPYARHSPQAVRPATYAVPARSLFLLGDNRPISDDSRSWRQPYLREDALVGRVIRL
- a CDS encoding Crp/Fnr family transcriptional regulator, producing the protein MSKQPSAPSGAAAAHDHRFHCVSLVPIFATLSEDDRHRVAAVARTRYYDRQQRIFAPGDHPGLHIVHRGQVKLYRLTDSGAEQLVRIVGPGDFLGETALLTTVEADDFAEAVQPSEVCSISRDDITALLERSPDVALDLLKAVAGRLHVAESQLSALSGLSVGERLARHLLEQSVAAGGGRFRLATTKKDLASYLGTTPETISRRLAAMRERGLIRLGPGRLVEILDAEGLRGFQP
- the egtD gene encoding L-histidine N(alpha)-methyltransferase, encoding MRPTAAPPATDVDVLLESEEQRQILEHDARSGLTASPKWLPPKYFYDDAGSVLFEEITRLPEYYPTRAEHALLNGVAADIAAAADAEVLVELGSGSSEKTRLLLDAMTDAGALTQYVPVDVSLGALRAAVPQLRQFYPELAIRGVVADFDRHLAHLPGEGRRLVALLGSTLGNYPPLPRGEFLGGLAATLNDGDTLLLGLDLVKDAGRLVAAYDDAAAVTAAFNRNVLHVLNGELGADFDPMAFDHVALWDSENEWIEMRLRAQAPMTVTIPALSLTIELAAGEEIRTEISAKFRRERIARELEAVGLRLEGWWSDDAGDYALALARR
- the egtB gene encoding ergothioneine biosynthesis protein EgtB, producing MTTPTSQNTDPATLLSRYGEVRAHTELLATPLSPEDQTVQSMPDASPTKWHRAHATWFFETFVLAEAENDFTPFQDKYWFLFNSYYEAVGPRFARPMRGVISRPGVHDVGVYRRNVDERMRDLLEVLDDGAIAKIADTIELGFHHEQQHQELLLMDIKHVLSLNPLQPAYVDTTAIRGEAGPLGWREYEGGLVEIGREGDGFCFDNELPRHQQYLLPYRLADRLVTNGEWLEFMADGGYRRPELWLSDGWGRVQGEGWSAPLYWSEVDGVWLEHTLHGTFPADPGLPVCHVSHYEADAYATWAGKRLPTEAEWEHAAGQTSPPREQPAAVQMSTPSWHPRPAGASTGDLRQLAGDCWQWTSSAYLPYPGFHPPSGAIGEYNGKFMSNQMVLRGGCVLTPPGHARTSYRNFFPPHARWPVTGVRLADDGGRLPR